The window TCATCATTCATATATAAAATCATCCttacaaataattaaataaactcaaaaccactaagacattcatttatagtaaaaaaaatggaagaatatTATTTGGAAAAGAAACACTAAAATGACTACCAtttaaaaggtaaaaatatttcagatttagatgatttttggtagatatatttttgagaaaaaaaacataaaaggaaGATGGTAGCATTCGCATAGTTAATCAAGCCAGGTTTTATGAGTATGACATGCAACGTCAAACTCAGCTCAAATTGTCGAAGGTTGGAAATTCTACCTCATATATACAATAAGGGTTCGAAGTGATTATATATGAATTAGCTGGAAAAGTTAACAATTTGGTTTATTACATATACATGTTGGGGTAtaataataagaagaagaatttgTAATCCATCTGTTTAGTTTTCTGGTTCTTCATTAATGTACGTTATCCCAACATTTATACGTTAATGCTTAATTCTTTCACAGTTGATTGCAAGACAAGTCAAAGGTAAAATTAGTAGAACGCCAAAACAAATATTATATCCATCGATTATACAAACTGAATGTGTAATAATTTGCTTTTTCAAGCAAGAAAACAAGATGGAGTTGTTACAATTCAGAAAGAGTAAATTGGGTTTTGTCCTCCAAAAGAATAAACAATGGTTAACACCactgaaaaaaagaagataaaagagAGGAAACTTTATTCTAGCAAGCCCGCTCTCTCTTTTCCATGAAATTATGTATTCTTGTTAATGCAATCCCAAGTGTCTGCTCACTCATGTTGGCAAAGCACACCCTAAACCAGCCTGGCTCAGAGCAATGACAAGAAGAACCTGGAGATATATTTAGCTTCACTTCATGCAGCATGGAATCCCAAAGAGTCAGTTCAGATTCTCTTGTTGGTTCGTCCAAAAATGGACTTAAATTCATCCAGCAAAACAACCCAGCATTTCCTTTCAAACACTCGATCCCCGATTTTTTCAAACCCTCGACGATCATATCATATCTCCTCCTCAGTCTCTCTCTATTTGTCTTTATGTAGTTTCCCGTGAATTCCTTGTCAGATAACATGGAAGCCAAGAGATGTTGTGTTTGAGAAGATATCAAGGTGAAGCTAGACATTCTTCTTGCTGTTGTCACAACCTTGTCATTGTAAGAGTACACAGTGCCAACTCGAAAGCCTGGAAGGCCAAGATCTTTGGATAGACTATAAACAATGTGGACTCTTTCTGCATCCTTGTACTGCCTGTCTTCAAGAATTTCTGCTACACTAATGAATTCGGAGGATGAGAAGGCAGATCCCGAGTAGATTTCATCAGAGACAAGATGGATGTTTTTTTGGGTGACGAAATCAAGAATCTCTTCAAGGACTGTCCTTTGGATTGTTGCACCAAGTGGGTTTGATGGATTTGTGAATAGTACCCCTCTCACTCTCATGTTCTTGGCTTCTGCCTCTTTGTATGCAGCTTCTAAAGCTTGAGGAGTAATCTGGAAGTTGTTTGAGCTTTCACAGTGAATTGGCACAATGTTCACACCAGTCCTCCACCTCAAATCTCTATCAAACCTGGAGAAGAAAATTTAAGTTGACATTAGTTTTTGATGATCAATATGTAAAAAAGTCACAGAAAAATTGCATGAAATAATATAACTTCCAAATGATAGCATTCTCTTGTCAGACACCAGGTGGCATGTTATGTCCAGACTCAATCTGACGTATAAACACTTTGAAAAGGAAGACATGCGAGACTGTCTGACAAGTTAACATTTAACTTCCAAGGTCAGTAAGTTTGAGTGATGGAGGAGTATTCTTACCCTGGATAATATGGGGTTGGAACAAGCAAAGCATCACCGGGATCAGCTATGACGAAAGTCAATAGCTCATTTGCTGCAGTTGCACCCGCCGTTAAGACTACCCTAGCAGGGTCAAATTTGGCTCTTCCTCCTCTAATTTGTTCCATAAAACTTGCCATTGCCTTTCTGAAAGACAAAAGGCCATGGTAGTCTTGAAATAAGGCATTTTCTCTAAAGCCAGACACTCCTTTTGATCCCTTTGAACCCCAGGTGGAGGCTTCGGAATTTTCTTCCAAGTGGTTTTCCAACAGATCAAACGAAACCTGTTCaacaaaataaagttaaaattagatgaaaattctaaaaatttaaaaaatctgaaattttcttCCGGATTTTGTTAACCAAATGATCGTAGTACGATCAAGAGAAGCACACACTTGATTTTCTGCAAGTCCCATTTGTATGACTCCAGATGGGTTGCTTGACTCATGATAAGGGTTTTCATCATAAGTTTTCCATCCTGCAAAGTATGGAGAGTCTTCTCCATGAGTATCAGAAACAGCTATTTTTGATAGCCGAGGAGAAGGCTGCTTCTGCTGCTCAATATCTATAGCCATAACTAGGTTTCTTGTAAAAGCACTTTGGCCTTCAAGAAAGCTGTAGGTGTGACtcagatagagagagaaaagagttgAATGAGAATTGTTTGAATGAAAAACCTTTGAAATCACCCACTTTTATATATAGGAACGCTTTGGAGAgcaatggcataaaacaataataaacaaaaatggTACTCTCAACTTGCCTGTTCTGTATAttgagaaaacaaaaagaagaagaatcaaTCGTTGATTCTGTGACATAGGCAAGATATACATCAAAGCTGGCCTTTTACATACATAAAGTAGTTTTAATCTCATCACCTACATGTACCCAACAACTGTCAATAATTTTATGCTATGCTCTCAAggctttcttctctctcttaatCTTTCTAAGATCTGATTAAGATTAGTCAGAATATATGGTtaggtttctctctctctctctctctctctctctccaaatccCAATGTACTTCCCAACCTATGACAAGTCAAATCCTTGCTGAGCAAACCCTAAATCCCGAATTACGCTTGAAATTAAATGCttctaaaaattattatttgaaGAGATCTAAGAGTGGTTAAGTTTGATTGCCGGACAAAGATACCGAGATTAAGATTCTGATTTGTGTGCAAGATATCTAGGGCTGCATACAATTGAAGCTCCATGAAGATCTGCTGACCCCACACATCACACATGCATCTATATTAATACCTAGCAACAAAATACATAACTAGGGTTTTGAGGTGCAATAATGCTATtcttaccacaattttataccatatttcttTACCATCTTAAGTGGCAAATGAGTTGGACATACGcatcatctaaattaattagcatttaatcaaaatgttaatcaataattaataaaaatattgttaattaaatgatgattgtggtatacgaggagtctcaTTCTTCCACCTAAgattatttaagtattttaattaataaaaaaattaaaattaaatgatgtagcttgtccaactcatctgccacctaagatggtaaagaaatgtgatataaaattgtggtaagaataacattactcttgaGGTTTAAAGCAATAATAATCTCATAATCTAATTAAATTCTCTAAAGGAGTATGTGTTTTATTTATAGGACAATGTATTTGACTATATGTCCATATGTGTGTATTTGTGCagacaaaatggttttaatgGCAAAATAATATATAGAGAATATATGGTTTTTTGGGGCTCAAGATGGTGAAAATCCATGTGCAAGAGATAACACGAGATTTGCAATTAATATGTGGAATCCTAATGCATACAACAGAGGGACAGAACGTGAATGGAATGATGAGATGACGACGACTGGATCGGCCACTTCAGCCTGTAAGGGAGAGACAAGTATCAACCAAAAAGTCTACATCAGATATGGAACTTCATTTATATGTGCATATggcaattaaattaattgtgaTTATGGGTAATTACACTTCTTTCAGTGGAAGGTGCTTTTTATCCTTGGATATGTTAACTTAACAACAATGGAAGAATgacttcaaaattaaaatagaggaattaaagaaagggtaTCAAACTTCCTAGTTATCTGTTCCtgatttttatgtatttgattACGGATTTTAACTTATCTTctctataaaaattaaaagctaAACATAAATTAAGTCAAAATGACACATATCACTCAAATAAATAGGATTTTAGAACATAAACTAGATAGGATTTTAAGTGCagaagagtttttttattttttttttattattattatttttttaaagtacaTAAACTCTATTAAATATGGAGAATAGTTAATAAGTAAAATGAATCATACTCATATATATAAACGCATAAAACTCAAGAATTTTGAATGACTCTAATTCTTATTCTCTCTATGTAAATCCAAATCAGCCATTGGTTTGGAAATCATTAAAATTATTGGTTgtacaacaaataaaattagaaaatgaacCCTCATGGACCAAGAGAAATATTACATCCCAACTAAAATATTGTTATAGGATATGTGAAAACTTTCAAGAGCATGATTCCATTTTGTAAGATGTGAGATAGTTGGTGGATCAGATAATATTTCTATGTACAAGATACTCAATTTgtaagagagaaaagggaaaaaggagaaaaagcgaaaaaaagagagaaaatggatGGTGGGGTTGTCTTTTACCAATTATTAATAAAGTTATTTACatgtttaaaagaaaattattggAAGCAAAGAGCTAGAACACTTCAAGTCTTCATGTGTGAGTGTTTTATGTATGAAAGTGAAAGTGTTCTTATTTGCATCAAGTTATCAGTTATAAAGTTAATCGATTAGGAACTAATTAAGTGGCTGCATTAGAAGCTCATTGCTGACAAAGTGTTCACATTTTTAAGTGCATTCCAACTGAGGAAAATGTCATGGAATGGAAGCACACCAGAAATTAGGACTGACGTATGAAAAGGACGGACCAATTGGCTGGAACAACTCCACAGTCTGTACTGTC of the Pyrus communis chromosome 1, drPyrComm1.1, whole genome shotgun sequence genome contains:
- the LOC137710045 gene encoding 1-aminocyclopropane-1-carboxylate synthase 7-like: MAIDIEQQKQPSPRLSKIAVSDTHGEDSPYFAGWKTYDENPYHESSNPSGVIQMGLAENQVSFDLLENHLEENSEASTWGSKGSKGVSGFRENALFQDYHGLLSFRKAMASFMEQIRGGRAKFDPARVVLTAGATAANELLTFVIADPGDALLVPTPYYPGFDRDLRWRTGVNIVPIHCESSNNFQITPQALEAAYKEAEAKNMRVRGVLFTNPSNPLGATIQRTVLEEILDFVTQKNIHLVSDEIYSGSAFSSSEFISVAEILEDRQYKDAERVHIVYSLSKDLGLPGFRVGTVYSYNDKVVTTARRMSSFTLISSQTQHLLASMLSDKEFTGNYIKTNRERLRRRYDMIVEGLKKSGIECLKGNAGLFCWMNLSPFLDEPTRESELTLWDSMLHEVKLNISPGSSCHCSEPGWFRVCFANMSEQTLGIALTRIHNFMEKRERAC